From Rutidosis leptorrhynchoides isolate AG116_Rl617_1_P2 chromosome 3, CSIRO_AGI_Rlap_v1, whole genome shotgun sequence, a single genomic window includes:
- the LOC139898400 gene encoding probable ethanolamine kinase — MGAVNVINAVQFSGEINVVHSSLTIDHSLQISDMLPHIVELFKDLFKHWSNLDESHLSVEKVSGGITNLLLKVSVKEENENIVDVTVRLYGPNTDYVINRERELKAIHHLSVAGFGPKLLGVFKNGMVQSFIHARTLIPSELSKPELAAKIAKQLNSFHQVNVPGSKQPQLWNDISKFFEKATTLNFDAVEKQKIYIQISFVEIQEEITKLKELTDRLDAPVVFAHNDLLSGNLMLNDDEDKLYFIDFEYGSYSYRGFDIGNHFNEYAGYDCDYTLYPTKDEQYHFFKHYLNPENPNEVSDEDLEALFVETSCFMLASHLYWALWALIQAKISPIDFDYLNYFFMRYTEYKRRKNECLSLAKSYLSHSTNP; from the exons ATGGGCGCAGTTAACGTCATTAACGCCGTTCAATTCTCCGGCGAAATTAACGTCGTTCATTCTTCACTCACCATTGATCACTCTCTTCAAATTTCTGATATGCTACCTCACATCGT AGAGCTTTTCAAGGACCTCTTCAAGCACTGGTCAAATTTAGATGAATCACACTTATCCGTTGAGAAAGTGTCCGGTGGCATTACAAATCTCT tACTGAAGGTATCTGTAAAAGAAGAAAATGAGAATATAGTAGATGTGACAGTTAGACTCTATGGTCCAAATACTGATTATGTTATCAATCGTGAAAGGGAACTAAAG GCCATTCATCACCTCTCGGTAGCAGGATTTGGTCCAAAGTTGCTAGGAGTGTTTAAAAATGGAATGGTGCAATCCTTTATACATGCTCGTACTCTTATTCCGTCAG AGTTAAGTAAACCAGAGTTGGCAGCAAAAATTGCAAAACAACTTAATAGTTTTCATCAGGTCAATGTTCCTGGATCCAAACAACCACAGTTGTGGAACGACATCTCAAAGTTTTTTGAAAAag CAACCACTCTCAATTTTGATGCGGTTGAGAAGCAGAAGATATATATACAAATTTCATTTGTAGAAATTCAAGAAGAGATTACTAAGCTCAAG GAATTGACAGATCGCCTTGATGCTCCTGTGGTCTTTGCTCATAATGACTTGCTTTCTGGGAACCTCATGTTAAATGATGATGAAG ATAAACTCTACTTCATAGATTTTGAATATGGATCATACAGTTATCGAGGGTTTGACATTGGAAATCACTTCAACGAATATGCCGGCTATGATTGTGACTATACCTT GTATCCAACTAAGGACGAACAATATCATTTCTTCAAGCATTACTTAAACCCTGAAAACCCGAATGAG GTATCTGATGAGGATCTGGAAGCACTGTTTGTGGAAACTAGCTGCTTCATGTTGGCTTCACACCTGTATTGGGCCCTATGGGCTTTGATCCAG GCGAAAATCTCACCGATTGATTTTGATTACCTTAATTACTTCTTCATGAGATACACCGAGTACAAGAGGCGGAAGAACGAGTGCTTGTCTCTCGCAAAGTCTTACCTATCTCACTCCACCAACCCATAA